One Methanobacterium sp. genomic region harbors:
- a CDS encoding EFR1 family ferrodoxin (N-terminal region resembles flavodoxins. C-terminal ferrodoxin region binds two 4Fe-4S clusters.) — translation MGMEIYYFSGTGNSLYITWELQKRIPETELMPIVSLLDMDIVKTSAETVGIIFPIHLAMAPQIVIEFLKKMDLKSAEYIFAVATREGSQHRAFADFKKVLGKKGKDLNAYFTLNMASNDPKFKNWHPETAEELADIESGIQNNLEYIQDIILNKDESHEKDTHFTVHMPLFSIFSLVLPVLNKFYNVEFYANSKCTGCGTCKKVCLSGKIKMVNGKPVWQKKVDSFFCHACLNYCPEQAVQIKSNLFLKSYTEENDRYSHPYATADDIAGQKNNLKYFQSTRK, via the coding sequence ATGGGCATGGAAATTTACTATTTCTCAGGAACTGGAAACTCATTATATATAACCTGGGAATTACAAAAAAGGATCCCAGAAACGGAATTAATGCCCATAGTGAGCCTCTTAGATATGGATATTGTAAAAACCAGTGCAGAAACAGTGGGGATTATATTTCCTATTCATCTTGCAATGGCCCCTCAAATTGTAATTGAATTTTTGAAAAAGATGGACTTAAAATCAGCCGAATATATATTTGCAGTCGCAACACGTGAAGGCAGTCAGCACAGGGCCTTTGCTGATTTTAAAAAGGTACTGGGCAAGAAGGGTAAAGATCTAAATGCCTATTTTACTTTGAATATGGCAAGCAACGACCCCAAGTTTAAAAACTGGCACCCGGAAACAGCAGAAGAACTGGCAGATATAGAATCTGGAATTCAAAATAATCTGGAATACATCCAGGATATTATTTTAAACAAAGATGAAAGCCATGAAAAAGACACTCATTTCACTGTTCATATGCCTCTTTTTTCGATTTTCTCACTGGTCCTTCCAGTTCTTAATAAATTTTATAATGTTGAGTTTTATGCTAATTCAAAATGTACAGGTTGTGGGACCTGCAAAAAGGTTTGTTTATCTGGCAAGATAAAGATGGTCAATGGAAAGCCGGTATGGCAGAAAAAGGTAGATAGTTTCTTCTGCCACGCATGTTTAAATTACTGCCCAGAACAAGCGGTTCAAATTAAATCTAACCTCTTTTTAAAGTCTTACACTGAAGAAAATGATAGGTATTCTCATCCTTATGCAACAGCAGATGATATTGCAGGACAGAAAAATAATTTAAAGTATTTTCAATCAACTCGGAAATAA
- a CDS encoding EFR1 family ferrodoxin (N-terminal region resembles flavodoxins. C-terminal ferrodoxin region binds two 4Fe-4S clusters.) — protein sequence MNLEIYYFSGTGNSLTVARDIAEKMDGNLISIPSVMDKKSITTDADVIGIVFPVYYLGTVNIPLVVQRFVGKLDDISTKYIFAVCTFGGGAGSTLAMLDEMIRARGGRLSSGFGVQMPQNAFRKPFENKIKLYSNWKEKKLDFICEHVKAKDGWFDTDGLFIGLVVAIIERMMKVGFLNRSSLRSMKKTARLHEDSDLKLDEVIHFMDRSYSTDENCTGCGTCSKVCQVRNIEIVDNKPAWKHHCENCLACIKWCPQSAIHGYGELPGGYHHPDVNILDMLRES from the coding sequence ATGAACTTGGAAATTTACTATTTCTCAGGGACTGGAAATTCATTAACTGTAGCAAGGGATATTGCAGAGAAAATGGACGGTAATTTGATATCAATACCGTCTGTAATGGATAAAAAAAGCATAACAACTGATGCAGACGTGATAGGCATTGTTTTTCCGGTATATTATTTGGGAACTGTCAATATTCCCCTTGTTGTGCAGCGATTTGTCGGGAAACTGGATGATATAAGTACAAAATATATATTTGCAGTGTGTACGTTTGGTGGAGGGGCTGGTTCCACACTGGCTATGCTGGATGAAATGATCAGGGCACGCGGCGGCAGACTTTCATCTGGATTCGGTGTTCAAATGCCACAGAACGCTTTTAGAAAGCCTTTTGAAAATAAAATAAAGCTTTACAGTAATTGGAAAGAGAAAAAACTTGATTTTATTTGTGAACATGTCAAAGCAAAGGACGGCTGGTTTGATACAGATGGGTTATTCATTGGTCTGGTCGTGGCTATTATAGAAAGGATGATGAAAGTTGGTTTTTTAAATAGATCTTCCCTAAGATCAATGAAAAAAACAGCACGTCTTCATGAAGATTCGGATTTAAAATTAGATGAAGTCATTCATTTTATGGATAGGAGTTATAGCACTGATGAGAATTGTACAGGCTGTGGTACATGTTCAAAGGTTTGTCAGGTGCGTAATATTGAAATAGTTGATAATAAACCGGCATGGAAGCACCACTGTGAGAACTGCCTGGCGTGCATCAAATGGTGCCCGCAAAGTGCAATTCACGGCTATGGGGAACTACCTGGGGGCTACCATCATCCGGATGTGAATATTTTGGATATGTTAAGGGAAAGTTGA
- a CDS encoding winged helix-turn-helix domain-containing protein produces the protein MKKVFLWWLIAGSKGGENRARIILELNRRPYNANKLAQKLSLDYKTIRHHIDVLEENNLVKSTGETYGALYFLSDEMEKGFDIFLEIWEEFKE, from the coding sequence ATGAAGAAAGTGTTTTTGTGGTGGTTAATAGCAGGTAGTAAAGGCGGAGAAAACCGTGCCAGGATAATACTTGAATTAAATAGAAGACCATATAATGCTAATAAACTTGCTCAAAAGCTTTCACTTGATTATAAAACAATAAGGCACCATATAGATGTTTTAGAGGAAAATAACCTGGTAAAATCCACTGGAGAAACGTATGGTGCATTATATTTCCTCTCTGATGAAATGGAAAAGGGATTCGATATATTCCTGGAAATTTGGGAAGAATTTAAGGAATGA